CCTATTttgaattctttaaaaatctttGGGCCGAACACCCTTTAAGTATGCTTAGTAAAATTTGTCTTACAAAGAGCACGTGATTTTTTgccgaattttttttttgtcaattaaaatacatagtTAACACGGAAGCACTTCCAAGATATCCacttttaaatagaaaaagtACAAGTTAGAGATAGGTAGATATAGGTTCATAAAATTGACTCAATTTGTGCTTGGACATGTTATGTTTTACTACCCATTTTACGAAATACTGCCAATAACTGCcaataaccaaaataaatgtttaatgttgtAGGAAAGCGATTACTGTTTGGGAGGAGAAGATGATTCGCCTGGGCCACATCGACGTGGTGCGTCATGGCAATCTGATCGATCCGCCGGAGCCGAAGCCCCGCAAGTCGCAGGCCGCCAAAGAGAAATAGTGCTAGCTGCTCAGCCAGCCTTCCGCCATCACATACTTCATAGTTCACACTTCATTctgttttttcgtttttcttctttaaaaattgttaaggTTAAggcattaaagattaaatgCTAGCCCGCATAAGCTTAACTTAAAACCCCTTGTTCCTGCATTTAGTTTTACGATGGTACATTTAGTCATTTGGACTATGTAAATAGTTTCAGCATTAAATATAGAGACAGTTTTTGACGAAAAtctgtacatttttttaactgatCAGAGAGCAAATGCTTGTGTCCATCGCTGCCAGTAATTAGTAACCTTTGCAATATTTAAGCTTCAGCCAACACGTTGCGTATGGAGCAAACACGTGGCATCGGATTCTTTCAAAGCGAGCTGACCAAAGAATGGGGTCTTTGGCAACACGTGTCTGAGTCTTACGGGGTTAATATCACACTGGATTTCTAGTTGATTTAACACGGTAATCGACACAGTTTTAATCTCTCTGCGTAGATCACGGTAAACAAATATGCGTTAGATTTGTCACCTCAAATGCGCAGATTACAAAGGTTACAATTTGTACAGTCAAACTTGGACTGGTGGGACTACAGCAAGGCCTTGGCTAAGAGGCGGACACAACCGCTCGCTTCTCTGTTCAGTTTCCAATTGAACGCACAGTTCCAAAGCCGGAATACGGCTGGTCTGGCCCGGTCAGCCTGGAATGCTGGCGACTGGAATGATATTTCCGCTCTCCCTCTCTATGCATATCTCTCCGATCCGAATTAGTGCTGAGGTCGACGAATTCGGCGTACAAGGCAGGCAGCAACAATTGATAACCGTTCGAGTGTTTAATCAGGGACGGATTATATACACATTTTGTGGCCCccttaaaatgttaaatattgttgttttgggGTATACAGCTTAGGCTGATTAAAGTATTTCCTACTCTACAAAgagtaaagtaaataaacatttgcttTAGAATAAACCCTTAAATTACTCATTTTATTGTCTCGTCTGAATTCTAAAAATtgttcttatatttttcttgGACATTAATTCCTTAATCTTTTGATggtaatttcttttaaaattgaccattttttaatttatgtgtaCCTAACGAATGATGTacgtatgtatgtaaataCGTTATTCTATTCTATTCTCTTCGTTGCTCGATTCGTCTTCCAACGCCTCTCACTCCACTTTTGCTCGATTTCGAAACAATTTCGACTCTCTGGAGTGCACAGGTACCTCAGGTAGACTGCTTTCCAAAGAGAGGCTTTGCCTTCCAGTAATTTCCTGACAGGTAGTCGAATCATGACTTAAGATTTCCATGGTTTTCGTCACGCCGCTTAGGTTTTCCGCTCTAGacaaattaaaacgaaatgttTTCACCTAATTGCAGTATGCAGTATGATCACTCCAATAACTATTTTCGCCTGGCATTGGCCAGAGCTCTTTGAAACGCCAACGACCGCCACATTCTTGGGCAAGAATCTGAGTTACCTCAGAGTTTTCTGGCCAAATACCACGTTCGGACCGCCACCGCCAGCAGCGGAATTGCGCAAGCCATATTGGCGCAACCTTGGGCTACTCCAAAAGTCGAAAACTAACCACTTACACACGCACACgaaaatacatatgtacatattttattgcaatagaaaaataacaaacaactAGCGAACACCAAATCCAACTCCAAATTCGCCTTAGCCCGGCCAATAAACAGTGCACAAAATTCGGCATTTCGAATGACAAAAATGCATTAGACACTTAACAGGCAGCTGGGAAACGGCTGCGCATGCGCACGATTAAGGCTATTAGATTAGCTGATTTCCCAGTCTCCATGGCTTCTAAGTTAGTTAGTAACTACAGTCGATAATCTAAAAGAGCATTTCAAGAAATTGTGGCaaagaatgttttttaaaacggTTCAAGTTTAgccatttttgcattttattctGGTTGAAACGAAGATTTACAAAAcgaacaattttattttttaaaacgacCAGTGAATCAGGTAATACAAGTAGCTTATACAAAAAGATAACTTTAATTCATAGATATATGTATCTTATATTtcttaacgtttttttttttaaacaaaattaatttgttggcctactaaaaaaaaaagctttattacaaaaaaaaattgttttacaaaataaaaattacaaatctttacttaaaaaaaaatttcaaattaccGAAGTCTGCAATATAAGGGAATAATCCAGTTCAAGCATTCTGACTATGCAAGATCAAAAAAGATCTGGTTTGCTAAAAATTCGTCTCAAAATGGTTCGACTGTAGTCAGATTCTCTGAGCCGGGGCAGCGATGTGGAACCATTTATTAAGTGGTACATGTATCCGAGCGTGTATTGTCTCTAGTAGCCGTCTAATACTTGTTTTATTTGGTCTTCGGGTCCGCTGCTCAGGTGAGCCCAATTTCAAAGCACTCgtggattcggattcggattcggactCGGACCTCCCTCGACGGCAACCAAGTGGAGGCCAACTGCTTTTCGGCCGCAGTTGCGCCACAGAAGTGAAAATTTCggttaatattttgtttctgttACGTATTTATTCAACGAATTTGGTTCTTTGCAAAAGTCGTAAAGTTGTAAGGTTGTTTTAACGAGATGCTACAAAGTGTACATACACATACTGGATATATTTATCGATCTCTGCCGGACGCGACATAAACCTAACACTTAGATGCTAGACGAATATTTACATATAGGTAAAGATAATACAAATACGAATACGACGTACAAGCTCAGAGGAGTTTttgacaataatttaatacaatgGGTAATGACGCGAAGGGGGGTATCATTAATTTCGAGGGTCCCGAATGTTTTGCGctgtgatgtgttgtcgaatATAATGCTGATAAAATAAAGAGGTTGCTCTAGGGATTCCTTTCTACCATTCAGCCGGTTCCGGCTGATAACAGGGATTCGCCAGAATCCGTTTAAAGTCTCTCTGAAATTCCCTAACTGCTCGACAGTGTACAATTAGCtactaaaatcaaaacaaagtaCAAATGAATCACGCACAGTATAAGGCCGTATAAGTCCGGCCCAAGCTCCCTAGCCACGTTGTTTGCTGCTCCCACTGCCGCTGTGGCTGTCCTCGGACGGAGGACGCACCCAACCGCCGTAGCGTCGCTCCATTTCCCGCGCCACCGCAAGGCATAGGTGGTCCTGGCCCGGATTGGCCACCACCTGGATGCCCATGGGCAGGTTGCGCCGGTCCAGCCCGATCATGCAGTTGGTCACCGGCAGGCCCAGCGTGTTGAAGATGGCCATGTACATGGGCTCCAGCAGCTTGTGGTAGATCTGGTAGTGCTGGTGCGCCGTGTTGGGGAAGGTCGGGTAGAGGAAGACGCCGTCGTTGCCCAGCATCTCCTTGAATTCAGTCTTGAGCGCCTCGATGATGCTGGCCAGGTGCTTGTGGCGCGAGTTCGGTATGATCTTCATGAAGTTCTGCAGGTGGCCGAAGATCACCGACGGCAGGATGCTGTCCGAGCAGCCGAAGAAGTACTTGACCGTCTCCTTGCACACGGTCTTGGGCTGCTCTCCCTCCTCCGTCTTGTGGTAGATGGTCTCGATGTTCTTCATGGTCAGCATCGCGGACAGCGAGATGTCCAGCGACCACTTCATCTTGCGGATGTTCACCCGCTTGGCATTGAAGTCGGTGGCCACACGGTTGATGGCCGCATGCAGGTCCCTGCTCAGCGGCCGCATCATGCCCGACGGTCCGTCGTTGTCCATGAAAAAGAACCGGATTCCATTCACACTGATCGCCCGGTCCAGCGTCAGCTTGGGACCCGTGGGATCGCTCATGCACTtgagcagcagcggcagatcCTTGGCGTAGCGCGTCATCGGGGCGATGGTGAAGAAGTCGCCCCACTTGGGGAAGTCACTCGTCGGGTGATGACCCCGGAAGGAGACCGCATAGGGGGTGGGCTTGTGGCCCCAAATGCCACTGAACATGGCCGGCAGGCGGGAGGAGCCACCTATGTCCGAGGTGAGGCCCAGCAGGGAGGCACCGCTGGCCAGGAGGGCCGCCTCGCCGCCCGACGATCCGCCCGGCGTGCGCTTCAGGTCGTACGGGTTCTTCGTCTGACCCGTCACATTGTTGTACGTCTCCCAGAGCAGGCACAGCTCCGGTGTGTTGGACACCAGCAGGATGATGCCGCCGGAGCGCTTGATCTGCTCCACAACGGGCGCATCCGACTTGGCGATCTGCGGCGTCTTGAAGACCCTGCCAGCCTGGTTGGTCAGACCCTTTACGGCGATGCTCTCCTTGACGGTCACCGGGATGCCCAGCAGCGGGGTCAGCTCCTCCATCGAGTCCACGCTGTTGATGCCCATGGCTATCACCCTGTCAATCTCGCGGGCCTCGTCCAGCGCCTCCTCGAAACGATCCTGAACGATGGCATTTATCAGGGGATTCACCTGCAggaaattaaatacaaaactcCGGCTAAGTATGGTTGCAGTGATGCACgattaaaattacattaacCATTCGTATTCCCTTATTATGATGTAGGTATGTTATCATATtcatttagatttaaatatttcaaacttaatattcaaattaaaagtcCCAACTAATCTTCATAACTAAGGCTTAGTTATTTAcagtattacaatttttaatttaaaaaaaattttaatatagtaTAACTGTATAGTATAGTAATACTAATTGCGTAAGTCGTAAATGTTCAATTAAGAGGTGAAGCCCATAAAAGTTGAATGATTCAGCAGAATTTCAAGCTTAAGGGGATTACCGTCTGGgaattttataataacaaaagtTGTTCTAGGTGccaattacatttattaaatataattgaaatgAATTTACTAATTCGATTAGGGTTGTGTGTTTAGGTGCTAATTGCACGTTATTTGCAATAAGTAACTCACCTGTCGACATCGTTCGATATAGGCTTCCACGACTTCTTCGCTTTTAATCTGCAGGTGGAAAGGCAAAGAATGTTTTAGTATTTCCGCAGTACTCCCGGCATTCCTCCCAGCTCACATTCCACCCGGATTCCGATTCCCATACCCATACTCATTCTCATTCCCAACAATCAATTCGAAGTCTATTGAGCCTCGGC
This genomic window from Drosophila gunungcola strain Sukarami chromosome 3R, Dgunungcola_SK_2, whole genome shotgun sequence contains:
- the LOC128266706 gene encoding fatty-acid amide hydrolase 2, with amino-acid sequence MLKSILAVARLHLEELFSRILGYIMRRFLRSAMIVFSWFVVPYSRYTNIKVIRRKLPPIRSHLLEIPAVDLAKLIRTRKIKSEEVVEAYIERCRQVNPLINAIVQDRFEEALDEAREIDRVIAMGINSVDSMEELTPLLGIPVTVKESIAVKGLTNQAGRVFKTPQIAKSDAPVVEQIKRSGGIILLVSNTPELCLLWETYNNVTGQTKNPYDLKRTPGGSSGGEAALLASGASLLGLTSDIGGSSRLPAMFSGIWGHKPTPYAVSFRGHHPTSDFPKWGDFFTIAPMTRYAKDLPLLLKCMSDPTGPKLTLDRAISVNGIRFFFMDNDGPSGMMRPLSRDLHAAINRVATDFNAKRVNIRKMKWSLDISLSAMLTMKNIETIYHKTEEGEQPKTVCKETVKYFFGCSDSILPSVIFGHLQNFMKIIPNSRHKHLASIIEALKTEFKEMLGNDGVFLYPTFPNTAHQHYQIYHKLLEPMYMAIFNTLGLPVTNCMIGLDRRNLPMGIQVVANPGQDHLCLAVAREMERRYGGWVRPPSEDSHSGSGSSKQRG